A window of the Chrysemys picta bellii isolate R12L10 unplaced genomic scaffold, ASM1138683v2 scaf9, whole genome shotgun sequence genome harbors these coding sequences:
- the LOC135977666 gene encoding fibrinogen-like protein 1-like protein isoform X5 encodes MMVLLCVAPVQGNGTLAHKKVERGFPKDCSNIPRDSPSGVQVIQPAGSPPRVVWCDMDTEGKGWTVVQRNSYNTEITWKESWSTYKYGFGNVQQDYWLGNEYLSLLTRQNIYKVRFVVEDKSNNTRYAEYDIFSVEDEPSGYPLRLGRYSGDGEDYLTTYHSGLGGIHDNMKFSTSDKDQDQTSGNCASSYGGWWYDKCQNVLLNRKGYIYWAGFCKSGECKSSLILVKPTDVCWVRQEEPILLGSSAAEKGRQY; translated from the coding sequence ggttccccaaagactgcagcaacattcccagggacagccccagcggggtccagGTCATCCAGccagcaggctctccccctcgagtggtgtggtgtgacatggacaccgaaggcaagggctggaccgttgtccagagaaattcttacaacacagagatcacctggaaggagtcctggagcacctacaagtacggctttgggaacgtgcagcaggattactggctgggcaatgagtacctgtccctgctcacgcggcagaacatctacaaggtccgctttgtcgtggaggacaaatccaacaacacccgctacgcagagtacgacatcttcagtgtcgaggatgagcccagcgggtaccctctgaggctgggcaggtactctggggacggcgaggactatctcaccacctaccactccggcctggggggcatacacgacaacatgaagttcagcacaagtgacaaggatcaggaccagaccagtgggaactgcgcaagtagctatggaggctggtggtacgacaagtgtcagaacgtcctgctcaataggaaaggctacatctactgggcagggttctgtaagagtggggagtgcaagtcttccctcatcctggttaagccaacagacgtgtgctgggtccggcaggaggagcccatcctccttgggagcagcgccgctgagaaggggagacaatattag